From Candidatus Poribacteria bacterium, a single genomic window includes:
- a CDS encoding class I SAM-dependent methyltransferase, giving the protein MLDTKFRTTFNTTAHLYAEVRPGYPKELVQDVINLSALTEHSRILEVGCGTGKATRSFAERGYEMVCLDIGADLIAVAREKLREFPNVSFVEQAFEAWKSEGMFDLVISATAFHWVDPKVRYLRASEALESGGSLAVFSNQHVRKDEGFFVETQSLYDRYYLPLIADRPTYATSFPGVEAFEDPIKRVYPWTQTYSSEQYIKLLSTYSDHIALPDENRNLLFEGIVNLIETRYNGQVTKHYEAVLDFRETE; this is encoded by the coding sequence ATGCTGGATACCAAATTTAGGACCACATTCAATACCACTGCACATCTCTACGCGGAGGTACGCCCAGGATACCCCAAGGAATTAGTTCAGGATGTAATCAATCTATCCGCTCTCACAGAACACAGCAGAATCCTTGAAGTCGGCTGTGGAACTGGAAAAGCGACCCGATCCTTTGCAGAACGCGGATACGAAATGGTCTGTTTGGACATCGGTGCTGACCTGATTGCCGTTGCGAGAGAAAAGTTAAGGGAATTTCCAAATGTTTCGTTTGTGGAACAAGCATTTGAGGCGTGGAAATCTGAAGGGATGTTTGATCTTGTTATTTCTGCCACCGCCTTTCATTGGGTGGATCCGAAAGTAAGATACCTGAGAGCGTCCGAGGCACTTGAATCAGGTGGTTCCCTCGCTGTTTTCTCAAACCAACATGTGCGGAAGGACGAAGGCTTCTTTGTGGAAACCCAGAGCTTGTATGATAGGTATTACCTACCACTAATCGCTGACCGCCCTACGTATGCTACGAGTTTTCCGGGTGTGGAAGCCTTTGAAGATCCAATTAAACGCGTCTATCCATGGACGCAAACGTATTCATCTGAGCAATACATCAAGCTCCTCAGCACCTATTCGGATCATATCGCATTACCGGACGAGAATAGAAATCTGCTGTTTGAAGGGATTGTTAATCTTATTGAGACGAGGTACAACGGGCAAGTAACCAAACATTATGAAGCCGTTCTTGACTTTCGGGAGACAGAATGA
- a CDS encoding MFS transporter, whose amino-acid sequence MSKQKSPSIKSAGENEPDTGKPVGYFELIHCNPNFRYLWYGQVVSLLGDWFNLIASATLAAQLSGSGFAVGILFAIRMLAPFVIAPVAGICTDRYNRKHILIITDVTRSFIVFGFLFVQEESDIWLLYTLATLLFSVSGFFSPARSAILPDITSPRELGTANAFGAATWAVMYALGAAIGGFTTGIFGIHTAFIIDGLTFLISAFVLLKIKLSNSPSTTKGNSTQAKLSALRYMLRHPDVLFIAMHKAAIVPGFQVLQVEIAKNYFTIGVGGVLSLGMMYCMNGIGGGIGPILARRWTRDQNTRL is encoded by the coding sequence ATGTCTAAACAGAAATCTCCTTCAATAAAGTCCGCAGGAGAGAACGAGCCGGACACGGGAAAACCGGTTGGATATTTTGAACTCATCCACTGCAATCCTAACTTTCGGTATCTCTGGTACGGACAGGTGGTCAGTCTCCTCGGCGACTGGTTTAACCTCATCGCCTCAGCAACATTAGCTGCCCAACTCAGTGGTTCTGGATTCGCAGTAGGTATCTTATTCGCAATCCGAATGTTAGCACCTTTCGTCATTGCCCCTGTCGCCGGGATATGCACAGACCGCTACAACCGGAAACACATATTAATCATCACCGATGTTACACGCAGCTTCATCGTTTTCGGCTTTCTTTTCGTGCAAGAAGAGAGCGACATTTGGCTACTCTATACCCTCGCGACCCTTCTGTTCAGTGTTAGCGGTTTCTTCAGTCCTGCCCGTAGTGCAATCCTACCAGACATTACTTCCCCACGAGAACTTGGTACTGCCAACGCTTTCGGTGCTGCAACCTGGGCAGTCATGTATGCACTCGGAGCTGCCATCGGTGGTTTCACAACAGGAATCTTTGGTATTCATACCGCATTTATTATAGACGGATTAACCTTCCTCATTTCAGCCTTCGTTCTGCTTAAAATTAAACTATCCAATTCACCATCTACAACAAAGGGAAATTCTACCCAAGCAAAGTTATCGGCGTTGCGTTACATGCTTCGACATCCTGATGTCCTCTTCATCGCGATGCATAAAGCGGCAATAGTTCCAGGATTTCAAGTTCTACAGGTAGAAATCGCCAAAAACTACTTTACTATCGGTGTTGGCGGGGTATTGAGTTTAGGAATGATGTACTGTATGAATGGTATTGGTGGTGGGATCGGACCTATCCTTGCACGGCGTTGGACTAGGGATCAGAACACACGACTTTGA